From the genome of Micropterus dolomieu isolate WLL.071019.BEF.003 ecotype Adirondacks unplaced genomic scaffold, ASM2129224v1 contig_14239, whole genome shotgun sequence:
CCTGAAGGACTATGAGACTAAAACAGGTTTGAGAGTCCTTCCATCATTCCAGTCAGTTTTCCAGTCAGCTCCTGCAGTCTGGTCCATAAACCTCTCAAAGAGAAAGACCTCCATCCTCCTGGAAGTGCTGAAACTCCAACCAGAGAAGAAACCAGTGGAGCTGACAGGCTGCTCAGATGAAGAGAGTGAAGTGAGgagtttcctacagtgtctgcCTTATATCTCACAGCTCAGGTAAGTTGTAGAAATATGTAAATTTTTTCCAAATCTACGGTcatatacaaataaacataatgTAGATAAGGTTGAATGCCATTTCTCTGTTTAGTAATTATTTAGCAGTACATATTATCACAGCTAAACAAACATATACAATTAGAGTATTCCAtcctactgtatgtgttttctcTGAATTTCATCCTTTGATTGAAAGACTTTGTATATTAGATGGTTTGTAACCAGGGCTTGACTTTCTTTGCTCAACAGCCAATGCGGCTGGTGGttccaaagttactagccatgcagcattttcactagccacattTGTGTTGTtgggaaattacatttttcatgatTGAAGTGCTTAAATTGGCgtgctaaaatgtactaatattatcattagctctgataaggttgtgtgtaaaaatcCTTTTTGAAAACACATAGTCTATTAAGNNNNNNNNNNNNNNNNNNNNATGATGGATGTTAAAACTTGTGGTCCAGTATTTCAGCTTTGGAGCTGattgattaataaatgttttgggtAAAGTTTTCCTTTCAGCCACCCTGTTGGATCAGGAGTGGTATTCCAGTATAACATACAATCTTTAATACAGAGGAGAGGATACACCTTTGTAGCCTGACTTTCCTGCTTCATTCAACATTTTGTCAAGATTTTAATTTAGTTACAGTTTTCTAAAATCCACATATTTCCTGTTAAAATCATTGTTGAGTTTTACGTTGATTGATTTTACTGTATTCTGCTCATCAGCAGGTATTTGTTGGCTTTTAGCAGATAAACTCCATATCAGTAATGCATGgctctttttctgctgttgacATCAGAtcataacaaaatgttcaattcTCGTTCCAGATTCTCTCAGCGGTTTAGAGGTTCAGGTGAAGTCGAGTTCTTTGGGAATCTGTtgtgtgcagcagcagagagagaacagcagacaggagagaagataCTGGAGCTGTTATCATCAGTGTGCAGATATCAATCATTCCCTCTTAGATACATGGATGATGAATATTATCAGTGTGATTTCCTGCTGGATCTGTGCTCCCACCTGAAGGACTATGAGACTAAAACAGGCTTGAGGGTCCTTCCATCATTACAATCAGTTTTCCAGTCAGCTCTTGCAGTCTGGTCCAtaaacctctcagagagaaagacctCCATCCTCCTGGAAGTGCTGAAACTCCAACCAGAGAAGAAACCATTGGAGCTGACAGGCTGCTCAGGTGAAGAGAGTGAAGTGAGgagtttcctacagtgtctgcCTTATATCTCACAGCTCAGGTAAATGAATTGTACTTCACATGACTTCAGTGGACATTTCTGGAAACTCTTTGCAGCTGATTGAttaataaatttacatttattcattggTGGTGATAAATGTTTGGGTAAAGTTTTCCTTTCAGCCACTCTGTTGGTTCAGGACTGGTATTCCAGTCTAACATGCACATTTCTGGAAGCTCTTTGTTTCTGTCATCTCAGTCAGAACTCAGTCTGGCCAAAGCAAATTCCCCCCATGCAGCTTTGAaaagcaacattacagtaacatttgttcaacagaggagaaatggaagaagagagTATGTCTTTGGCTTTTTACCTGTTAACATCTTGGCTTTttcactggttgttgacataaGTGTAGTTCTAATACAAAAGATGTGAGTTTTTTGGGAGCGCAAGTTACGCACACCCTGGGGGCTGAGCCCCCTGTCTTTCAGTCCTACTGACGTcagtgtgaacagcccaagCCACGTTGAATCTGATCTCttccagtttggatttgggccactttcatatgtggtctaAATACGATACAGGTCTGATTTTTGACAAAAAGTCTCAATCTGGAATTCATGCTACTCTGACGTTACTCTATAGCAGCAATTCTGCACTAGCCGGAGCTGTGGTGAACgaaaagctccagaaaaaacattacttaacatgtgtttctctttctccttgaCCTTGTTATCATCTGCATCGCCGCAGTAAAGAACCCcgtacagaacagagcaggcatgAAAATTACAGGTTTAGTCAGATAATAGATGGGCACTGAAGCATGGTGTTAAACAGGCCTGGAGGTGAAGACCGTACTGTTTATTATCAGgatgcagcctctgctgctctgtgtcgcCTCGCGTACACGAACACACATGCGGGCTCACGCGCAACGAGCTAAATGAAAGCGGTCTGTAGTTAAGCTTAGATTGCCCTGTATCTTCAATCTGCACATTGTCGCCTGCACTGAATCACGCagacacagagggaaggaggacagGAGCTAGCTGCCTGATCTGCGTGGCttcgttgcctgcctgaactaaccCTATGCTTGATTTGTGAACGTTGGTCAGAAATTAGGAGAAATGCGACCCAGTGAAGAAATTGTGAGAGGGCAATGACATACAGGAGTCTCCTGTGTAACTTGTGAGGGTTAGCAAGTAAGAGCTAACTGGAGCTAACCTTAGTGGCCTCCTTAGTTTGGgccacatttaaataataatgtgactgtcaatttaaaaaaatctgatctcTGCACTAAATTGGAATAGAGCATTACGGCCTGAAGTGTGAACGTAGCCTTAGATAATACTCGAGAGCCTCAAGACTTCTGTCATGGAATATATTAGTGTAGAGGCTTTCCAAATCTAATGTGACCAGAATTACATCATTAGGTAACTCTTTTAATGTTGATATATTGTTGATTAAATCAGTAGAGTCCTTAACATATGATGGAAGCAATCGTGGTTTCAGAAAATGATCAACACAGTGAGATAAAGGCTCTGATAGAGActcatgtaaatgctccgtacttgtatagcgcctttctagtcttttcgaccactcaaagcgctttttacactacatctgcattcaccagtcatacacattcatacagccgtttgagcctaagtgctcaaacggaaactaacattcacactcactcatacactggcggaatagccgccagggcaattcggggttcagtatcttgcccaaggacacttcgagacgcaaccagggggagccagggattgaaccgattaacggccaacccgctctgactcctgagccacagccgccgcAATAGCTGCAATAGCTCAGCCTTCAGAAGGACTCGCTGCCTCCATTGGAACTGCTCATAATTGGCTGCTTCAACTCAGTTTTGATTACACTCAATTCTCAGTAAATTCTCAGAATTACACAACTTGTCAATATCAtgatatttcatttaatttacaaaaaatggtCAATATCAGGATATGAGATTTTAGTCATTTCTCCCAGCCTTAGCTATGGATATACAGTCCAGGTAATAAGATAAGAAGTGACTGTTATAAGTGTTGGCTGATGTTACAGAGACAACAAACATTATGTTCAACGGCGCAAACATCTTTTAGTGAAATTTGCAGTTTTGGATCTGAAACAGGCCATTTATGTGATTCCTGATGCAGAAATGGTTTTAACTATTGTTTAACATTAAAAATTTGTGACcaatgtagagcatttttcttgcacacggatttaatgaatgaaaacaacccataGAATGAAACTGTTATAACTAGAATTAATATTAGATTAGTGGTAAGctataaaatacaatatgatTTGAAATGATTATCATTATagtaacattttataatttattaacattattagtgctgggcaacgattaaaataataacacgttaatgtgcccagccctaaacattatactaacagtatactattaaatgAACTCTATTCTGTTCATTTAAAGTTacaatattatactaatacactcatttatactagttcctcctccaggttgtggattgtgtctctgcagtggacagatgtagattttgtgccagtatgtgctccttctaCCCGCCTcctcttgttctgttttactgaagttattgttataaTGTACAGTAATCTTGTTAACATAAAGTGTGGCGTGAGTTGTGTGGGTGGTGCTGGTGTATTGTGTATCCGTCCCGGGTTTAAAAACTACAAGTCCCTATGCCACAATGCGTCAGCCACTGTAGTTTTCTGTGATGAGTGTTTTCTCTCAGCACTGTGAGCAGAGTTTTACGTGTCAGATTTTCAAATAATCtgtttctatatttttaaaGGCTGAATGTCCAGATAGCAGGGTCTTCACAGTTTCACATCATAACAGCACACAAGCAgaaggaacacacacatatatcttTGTCAACTTCTTCCCCCGTGATGAGTTTGCACTCCTGTTACGTCATTGCTGTGTTGGAGAGTGTGACAGCTGCTGGGATGAAGGAGCTGCTCCTTCTTTTAATGTGTTGCAGCAGTCTGATGCTGAAGGAGCTGCTCAGAGACCTCACCGTCTCCTGCAGGGGCTGAGAGGTGTCGTCCATGACTGATGTCAGCTTGGCTAACGTCCTCctctcaccctcctcctctgtggagTCTGGAGGGCAGTCCAGGACataatggtgcgttccatttaacatgggaagtcggaatttcagAGTCTGAAATTTCAAAGATAACGCCCCCTTAAGTCAGATTGCAAACTTGGAAAGTCGGTAGACGGCACTACCCCAACTTcatgatccaagatggctgctctgagtatcaacagctagtgaaagctgtagtttatactgtttattagcacttctgtgtacttgtgtcttATAGAACTTTTTGTACACAAAGTGCCGTCCAACTGCTATTTGTacacgtgttgctacagtgttcaGTGTGAGTAAATACCACACAACGCATTTTGTATCAACCGGtgtaaccatggcaacctggctagttgtaaccAACGGCTGGCGGAGCGAGGTTTTCCGATTtgtaactggaacgccgtcaactcgggtgtgacgtcattctcTGCTCCAACCTTCAACTTCCGAGGTtaatggaacgcagcataactAGTCCTCTTATCCAGTTTAATGAgtctttacatttattcatttagctgacgcttttatccaaagctacttaCTATTGCTATTTATATCAGAGGCCGCACGCCTCTGAAGCCACatggggttaagtgtcttgctcagggacacattggtgtctcacagagAGCTTCTAGCTTCCCATCAAGGTTCTCAAGCCTCACGCATTCACTGAGACACTCGCATTTCAAGCAGCTCACACGCCACAGCTTGTATTTCTCACGCTGAGAAGTAAGAGATAACGCCACAAAGTTGTCCCGCTATACAATTAATGGTCGAGGCGCAGGCATATGGCGTTATATGTCGAGTTCATAGCTTTCTCTGTACCAAGTATCAGAGCCGGTAAGCCAATCAGAAATTAGAATTTGTTGTTTCCGGGTAAATTCCGCTGAAAGCATGTTCGTTACCAAGCAACATGGATGCTCGCGCGCACACGGAGGTGAATTAGAAAGAGTCAGTGAATGTGGTAACTGTAGGTGCCCGATCTGTTTTTCttagcattttgattttacgATTCCTGGACGAAGATAGtgagagcagctgatgttgggGAGTACAGACAAATGTGTGCTAAATCATTATTGAAGCAGtcaaaaactctccaacctCTTTGCAACCGAAAGCTTTGGCTGTTTTggccagtggtggaaaaaggATTCAGATCCTGTTTTGAGtaaaggtgctttcagaccaaaagcgaagcgagcgttaggggcggtgagtttacatacaaagtcaatgtaaAGACGCGGAGAgacgcgatttcctgtcgggcgggcGAAGCGACGCGAAGGGTGCggggcagagcgggggattgaaaatctgcaggcCGGCTGACAGCTGCTGAACTTgggctagaggagc
Proteins encoded in this window:
- the LOC123966793 gene encoding uncharacterized protein LOC123966793, which codes for MDEDDDDDDDYKYRCGFLLDLYSHLKDYETKTGLRVLPSFQSVFQSAPAVWSINLSKRKTSILLEVLKLQPEKKPVELTGCSDEESEVRSFLQCLPYISQLRFSQRFRGSGEVEFFGNLLCAAAEREQQTGEKILELLSSVCRYQSFPLRYMDDEYYQCDFLLDLCSHLKDYETKTGLRVLPSLQSVFQSALAVWSINLSERKTSILLEVLKLQPEKKPLELTGCSGEESEVRSFLQCLPYISQLR